A genomic stretch from Telmatocola sphagniphila includes:
- a CDS encoding ATP-binding protein — MADWKFYGRKEQLADLERMLDRKRWFFAKVTGRRRIGKTTLIQQAMQEIKSKQPVFYVQIPDSEPTGVLSAVNDALETFHIPADQYPRPNDLLQLAKLLESMAEGGFILVLDEFQYFNRKGYEQFCSYLQASVDRLAAKADQVRGGLIVLGSIHIEMVALLEDRTAPLYNRVTDTINLTHLDIGSILSILKDHAEPSPQRLLFLWNLFEGVPKFYRDCYEQNVLAADRKTILRRIFFESSSPLRSEAENWFLRELRGRYDVVLKFVARNPGRMHNELVQAIRDASGNPDTQVGGYLKVLIERFGLIERKLPVFAKPEAKRSRYYVTDNFLRSWLAALANPVSAIAFRQLQELVDEADLRLADVEGGSLEKLAGQLYEERSRNGIGDFPITHRVQGFWDKADTEIDLVAVNETTETIRFGSCKRSPGKLISDVNNFKQHVARFLQTMPKYQGWSHQYVGISPVLDADQRAVLTGHGIIPQDLNDLTQGLG; from the coding sequence ATGGCCGACTGGAAGTTTTACGGTCGAAAGGAACAGCTCGCGGATTTGGAGCGGATGCTCGACCGTAAACGCTGGTTCTTCGCCAAAGTGACGGGGCGGCGCCGAATCGGCAAGACGACCCTGATCCAGCAGGCCATGCAGGAGATCAAAAGCAAACAGCCGGTCTTCTACGTGCAGATTCCCGACTCCGAGCCGACCGGCGTTCTTTCGGCGGTGAATGACGCCCTGGAGACGTTCCACATTCCCGCTGACCAGTATCCCCGGCCCAATGACCTGTTGCAACTGGCGAAGCTCCTGGAGTCGATGGCTGAAGGTGGCTTCATACTGGTTCTCGATGAATTCCAGTACTTCAATCGCAAGGGCTATGAGCAGTTTTGCTCGTATTTGCAAGCAAGTGTGGACCGATTGGCGGCAAAGGCGGATCAGGTGCGGGGCGGGCTGATCGTCCTCGGATCGATCCACATCGAGATGGTGGCCCTGCTCGAAGATCGGACGGCACCTCTCTACAACCGAGTCACGGACACGATCAACCTGACGCATCTCGACATCGGCTCGATTCTGTCCATCCTCAAAGATCATGCAGAGCCGAGCCCGCAGCGCCTGTTGTTTCTTTGGAACCTCTTCGAGGGAGTACCGAAGTTCTATCGGGACTGCTACGAACAGAATGTACTTGCCGCTGACCGCAAGACGATACTCCGCCGCATTTTCTTCGAGAGTTCCTCACCTCTCCGGTCGGAAGCCGAGAACTGGTTCCTGCGTGAACTTCGGGGGCGATACGACGTGGTATTGAAGTTCGTGGCTCGAAATCCGGGGCGCATGCACAACGAACTTGTGCAAGCCATTCGGGACGCCAGCGGAAATCCTGATACCCAAGTGGGCGGCTACCTGAAGGTTCTTATTGAGCGATTTGGGTTGATCGAACGCAAGTTGCCCGTGTTCGCAAAACCGGAAGCAAAGCGCAGTCGTTACTATGTCACCGACAATTTCCTCCGTTCATGGCTAGCGGCGTTGGCCAATCCGGTATCCGCGATAGCGTTTCGGCAGCTCCAGGAACTCGTAGATGAAGCCGACCTGCGCCTGGCAGATGTCGAAGGTGGTTCCCTGGAGAAACTGGCGGGCCAGCTTTATGAGGAACGGAGTCGCAATGGGATAGGCGATTTTCCCATTACCCATCGAGTTCAAGGTTTCTGGGATAAGGCGGACACCGAAATTGACCTGGTCGCTGTCAATGAGACGACTGAAACAATTCGATTTGGTTCCTGCAAGCGTTCACCGGGCAAGCTCATATCCGACGTGAACAACTTCAAGCAGCATGTCGCACGATTCCTTCAGACAATGCCGAAATACCAGGGCTGGTCTCACCAGTACGTCGGCATCTCACCAGTATTGGACGCGGATCAACGAGCTGTGTTGACCGGCCACGGCATCATCCCGCAGGATTTGAACGATCTCACGCAGGGCTTGGGATAA
- a CDS encoding transposase family protein — protein MQDLFPQEAGLVVTDFALTPDLLVLALKTTYPSLQYTYCGQLTYRIHSHYQRVLADLPWQARRVLLRIELRKFRCMNAACPRQIFCERLPHVFASHARITDRLKALQKQIGLALGGRLGTRLTGSYSSRPPFTSSQRQSRLLSHSPCSRSGRFCIPKRPKLRHHLGRFRKASRSRLTAGSGG, from the coding sequence ATGCAGGACCTCTTTCCTCAAGAGGCCGGTTTGGTCGTTACCGATTTCGCTCTCACTCCGGATCTTTTGGTCCTTGCTCTAAAAACCACATACCCGAGTTTGCAGTACACCTACTGTGGCCAGCTGACATATCGGATTCACAGCCATTATCAGCGTGTATTGGCGGACTTACCCTGGCAAGCTCGACGAGTACTGCTCAGGATCGAACTGCGAAAATTTCGATGCATGAATGCCGCTTGCCCCAGGCAAATCTTCTGTGAACGGCTACCTCATGTATTTGCTTCCCATGCTCGAATAACGGATCGGTTAAAAGCTCTCCAGAAACAGATCGGTTTGGCATTAGGTGGCAGGCTGGGTACTCGACTCACGGGAAGTTATTCGTCCCGACCCCCTTTTACGTCGAGCCAAAGACAAAGTCGACTCCTTAGCCACTCCCCGTGTTCTCGGAGTGGACGATTTTGCATTCCGAAGAGGCCAAAACTACGGCACCATCTTGGTCGATTTAGAAAAGCATCGCGTTCTAGACTTACTGCCGGATCGGGAGGCTAA
- a CDS encoding efflux RND transporter permease subunit has protein sequence MLARFFIDRPILAWVISIIIVLIGLIAYKFLPIAQYPQITPPVVRVSASYPGASSAVVADTVAAPIEQQVNGVEGMLYMSSQSSNDGSYSLDVTFELGTDLNLAQVLVQNRVAIAQPQLPDVIKATGVTVKKRSPDILLVVNLYSEDDPATGQPYFDRLYMSNFATIQLLDPIARLEGVGDVFSFGGQDYSMRVWLDPDKLAAHGISAGEVAAVMQEQNVQVAAGQIGQPPVPAGQEYQYTVSTLGRLIDVEQFGSIVLKTGTNGEVLYLRDVGRLELGAKSQDQTLALDGRPSVGLAIFQLPGSNALDTADGIKAKMRQFERDQRLPKGLKYDIVYDTTPFIRESVDEVIKTLIIAVVLVAFVVLIFLQDWKSLLLPLIDICVSLVGTFAVLKLMGFSLNNLTLFGLVLAIGIVVDDAIVVLENIERWLDKGLPVREATIKAMSEITGPIMAITLVLSSVFIPSAFLGGITGQFFRQFALTISAAMLISAINAMTMTPARAASIFSGRKPGQKGDQGKEALPWWGFGLAGGLISVWLLKQLVGSWLGLIPHSAGGNDAVQTGFITSIKHYLVLTALFMPGLIAGGILGWFIIRPVNWALGQFFHAFNWVFERITQIYGKTVSRLLRWSFIALLLYLLLLVITGYGMTRIPGGFIPSQDKGRLIVNITLPDSASLERTEAITRQIEKIALETPGVAHTLGNPGRSFVLNAIGSNLGSMFVTLKPFDERLAPNLYADRIAAQLRARFKNEIPGAVINVFGAPAVDGLGNAGGFKVMIEAIGDVNFDRLQGQADNLVNKGNQIPGLIGMFNGFRAATPQLFADVNRVQCKTMGVSLTDVFATLQIYLGGYYVNDFNRFGRTWQVNIQADAAFRKDVESAKQLKVRNANGDMVPLGSVVDFREIGGPLTVTRYNLFTAATVGGASLPGMSTGEVLSTIEQLAVQELPHGMTYEWTELNFLQKQSSRLESFKDLQQNPYSAFVLGAILVFFVLSGLYESWSLPLAVILVVPLCLSSALAGVILAHMDLNIFVQVGFVVLVGLAAKNAILVVEFARDREIEGAKPFDAAVEAATVRLRPIIMTSFAFILGMAPLVVAEGAGSEMRRTLGIAVFSGMLGVTLFGIFLTPIFYYRIRSLSGPLASPTTVPTEQSLPAASP, from the coding sequence ATGCTGGCACGTTTTTTTATCGATCGACCGATTCTCGCGTGGGTCATCTCGATCATCATTGTGCTTATCGGCCTGATCGCTTATAAATTTCTTCCCATCGCCCAGTACCCTCAGATCACGCCGCCGGTAGTTCGCGTATCGGCGAGTTATCCCGGAGCGAGTTCCGCCGTGGTGGCGGACACGGTGGCCGCCCCGATTGAGCAGCAAGTCAATGGCGTGGAAGGCATGTTGTACATGTCCTCCCAAAGTAGTAATGACGGCTCTTATAGTCTCGATGTGACCTTTGAACTGGGAACCGATCTCAACCTCGCTCAGGTCCTAGTCCAAAATCGCGTTGCCATCGCTCAACCCCAATTGCCCGATGTGATCAAAGCCACGGGAGTGACCGTCAAAAAACGCTCCCCCGATATTTTGCTGGTGGTCAATCTCTATTCCGAAGATGACCCCGCGACAGGTCAACCTTATTTTGACCGGCTGTACATGAGCAACTTTGCCACGATTCAACTCCTGGATCCCATCGCCCGCCTCGAAGGAGTCGGCGATGTCTTCTCTTTCGGAGGACAGGATTACAGCATGCGGGTCTGGCTCGATCCCGATAAGCTGGCGGCGCACGGTATTTCGGCAGGCGAGGTCGCCGCCGTGATGCAAGAACAAAACGTACAGGTAGCCGCCGGTCAGATTGGCCAGCCTCCAGTGCCAGCGGGTCAGGAATACCAGTATACCGTCAGCACTTTAGGACGCTTGATTGATGTCGAGCAGTTTGGCAGCATCGTCCTGAAGACCGGGACCAATGGGGAAGTCCTCTATCTCCGGGATGTGGGGCGTTTGGAGCTGGGAGCAAAAAGCCAAGATCAGACTCTGGCTCTGGATGGCCGCCCTTCCGTTGGACTGGCGATCTTTCAATTACCCGGATCCAATGCCCTGGATACCGCCGACGGCATCAAAGCGAAGATGCGCCAGTTCGAACGGGACCAGCGTCTCCCAAAAGGCTTGAAATACGACATCGTTTACGATACTACCCCGTTCATTCGAGAATCGGTCGATGAAGTCATTAAAACCCTGATTATTGCGGTCGTTCTCGTCGCCTTCGTCGTTCTGATTTTTTTGCAGGATTGGAAATCCCTGCTGCTACCCTTAATCGATATTTGCGTGTCGCTCGTCGGCACATTTGCCGTATTGAAACTGATGGGATTTAGCCTGAACAATCTGACTTTATTCGGTTTAGTGTTGGCCATTGGAATCGTAGTGGATGACGCCATCGTAGTTCTGGAAAATATCGAACGATGGCTGGACAAGGGACTTCCCGTTCGGGAAGCCACCATCAAAGCAATGAGCGAAATTACCGGGCCTATCATGGCAATCACTTTGGTACTGTCTTCGGTTTTTATACCCAGTGCCTTTTTGGGAGGGATCACGGGACAATTCTTTCGACAGTTCGCTTTGACCATATCGGCCGCCATGCTCATCTCGGCCATTAACGCGATGACGATGACCCCCGCTCGCGCCGCTTCGATTTTTTCAGGTCGTAAGCCGGGCCAAAAAGGAGACCAGGGGAAAGAAGCCCTCCCCTGGTGGGGATTTGGCCTGGCGGGAGGATTGATTTCGGTCTGGTTACTGAAACAATTGGTGGGCAGTTGGCTGGGACTGATTCCCCACTCGGCCGGAGGGAATGATGCCGTTCAAACCGGATTTATAACATCTATCAAACACTATCTCGTACTTACGGCCTTATTTATGCCCGGCTTGATTGCGGGCGGGATATTGGGTTGGTTCATTATTCGCCCGGTCAACTGGGCGCTCGGCCAATTTTTTCATGCATTTAATTGGGTATTTGAACGAATTACTCAAATCTATGGCAAAACGGTTTCCAGGCTTTTGCGATGGAGTTTCATTGCCCTTCTCCTGTATCTTTTACTTTTGGTCATCACGGGATATGGAATGACCCGAATCCCGGGAGGGTTCATTCCGTCCCAGGACAAAGGGCGATTAATCGTCAATATCACCCTGCCGGATTCTGCCTCTTTGGAACGCACCGAAGCGATCACTCGACAGATAGAAAAAATCGCTCTCGAAACCCCGGGGGTGGCGCATACTCTGGGAAATCCGGGGCGCTCTTTCGTCTTAAATGCCATCGGTTCGAATCTGGGTTCGATGTTTGTGACGCTGAAACCGTTCGATGAGAGACTCGCCCCGAATTTGTATGCCGATCGGATTGCGGCGCAACTGCGGGCTCGGTTCAAGAACGAAATTCCCGGGGCCGTTATCAACGTTTTTGGCGCGCCCGCCGTGGATGGTCTGGGGAATGCGGGGGGCTTCAAAGTGATGATCGAAGCCATTGGCGATGTCAACTTCGATCGCTTGCAGGGCCAGGCAGACAATTTAGTGAATAAAGGAAATCAGATACCGGGCTTAATCGGTATGTTTAATGGGTTTCGCGCGGCGACCCCGCAATTGTTTGCCGATGTCAATCGCGTGCAATGTAAAACCATGGGCGTCAGTCTAACCGATGTGTTCGCAACCCTTCAAATTTATCTGGGGGGTTATTATGTCAATGACTTCAATCGATTTGGTCGCACTTGGCAGGTGAATATTCAAGCCGATGCCGCATTTCGGAAGGATGTCGAATCGGCGAAGCAATTGAAAGTCCGAAATGCGAACGGGGATATGGTGCCACTCGGCTCCGTGGTCGACTTCCGTGAAATCGGCGGTCCCTTGACGGTTACCCGTTACAACCTCTTTACTGCCGCGACCGTGGGTGGAGCCTCTTTGCCCGGGATGAGTACCGGTGAGGTCCTTTCGACGATCGAGCAACTGGCGGTCCAAGAGTTGCCGCACGGCATGACTTACGAATGGACGGAACTGAATTTCCTTCAAAAGCAGTCCAGCCGACTCGAATCTTTCAAAGATCTGCAACAAAATCCCTATAGCGCCTTTGTTTTGGGCGCCATCCTGGTGTTCTTTGTCCTCTCCGGCCTGTATGAGAGCTGGTCCTTACCCCTGGCTGTGATTTTGGTGGTACCCCTCTGTCTTTCCAGCGCCTTGGCCGGGGTAATCCTTGCTCACATGGACTTGAATATTTTCGTTCAGGTCGGCTTTGTGGTACTCGTGGGTCTAGCCGCCAAAAATGCCATCCTGGTCGTTGAATTTGCCAGAGATCGCGAAATAGAAGGTGCCAAACCATTCGATGCGGCCGTGGAGGCGGCGACAGTTCGATTGCGACCGATCATTATGACCTCTTTTGCCTTTATCCTCGGGATGGCCCCCCTCGTGGTCGCAGAAGGCGCGGGTTCGGAGATGCGAAGAACCTTGGGAATAGCTGTGTTTTCGGGAATGCTGGGCGTTACTCTCTTCGGCATTTTTTTGACTCCGATTTTTTATTATCGCATTCGGTCGCTCAGTGGCCCACTTGCGAGTCCCACCACAGTGCCTACTGAACAATCTTTACCGGCTGCATCTCCGTAA
- a CDS encoding transposase: MPTEEIRLFRDLLDRREQLMNMKTMESNRLATVVLKQAITSIKKHINWINREINAIEKEIDQRISENPQWKELDRIIQSIPEIGPQTSRILIGQLPELGQVNRKVIAQLVGLAPIANDSGTTIGQRHTVGGRRQVRNAMYRASLSAARYNPTARALYKRLRVRGKTAKVALVAVAHKLLIIINAMVQKKELWQHSNVAIIS, translated from the coding sequence TTGCCAACCGAAGAAATCAGGCTCTTTCGTGATTTGCTCGACCGTCGGGAGCAATTAATGAACATGAAGACTATGGAATCGAACCGTTTAGCAACGGTAGTCCTAAAGCAGGCCATCACAAGCATTAAGAAGCATATCAACTGGATCAATCGGGAAATAAACGCCATCGAAAAGGAGATCGATCAACGAATTTCCGAAAACCCGCAATGGAAGGAATTAGACCGAATCATCCAGTCGATTCCCGAGATAGGACCCCAAACATCTAGGATCCTGATCGGCCAACTTCCCGAACTGGGACAAGTCAATCGGAAAGTCATCGCGCAGTTGGTAGGACTTGCTCCCATTGCAAACGATAGTGGAACTACCATCGGTCAACGACACACAGTAGGGGGACGTAGGCAGGTTCGTAATGCGATGTATAGGGCTTCTTTGAGTGCTGCACGATACAACCCAACTGCCAGGGCTCTATACAAACGGCTGCGTGTAAGAGGCAAAACCGCAAAAGTCGCGCTGGTGGCTGTCGCTCACAAATTACTAATAATCATCAATGCAATGGTTCAGAAAAAGGAGCTCTGGCAACATTCAAATGTTGCAATTATTTCTTGA